The genomic stretch GGCCGTTGTGGGCCGGATGCTGCAGCCGTGCCAGCACCTGGTGCAGGTCGCCGCCAAGCGCGACCAGCTTCGTGATCCGCTGCTGGGTGTCGGTGAGCCGGTCGGCCACCCGTCGCCGGAGTTGGTCGGCCACGGGGGCGCACTCGTCGTTGTCCCACAGCTGGACCAGGCGGGGTTCATCGGGGGCCGTCCGTCGCCGCCACGCGGACGACGACCTTCCCGCGTGCCCGGCCTTCCTCGATGTGGCGGATGGCGTGCGCGGCCTCGCTGAGCGGGTAGCAGCGGTCGACCACCGGCGTGACCTTGCCCGCCTCGATGAGGTCGGCCAGCACGATCATGTCCTCGTGGTTCTCCCGGCTCATGAACGTGCCCTGCTTCTGGCCGACGAACAGCGACTGCGCGGAGGCGCGCATCTGTCGGTCGAGGCCGCCGAGCCAGCGGCCGCCGCCCTCGCCGCCGACGATGATGAGCGTGCCCTTCGGGGTGAGGACCTTCCGCAGCCGTGACAGCGGCGAGTTCCCGCCGATG from Egibacteraceae bacterium encodes the following:
- a CDS encoding NAD(P)-dependent alcohol dehydrogenase, coding for ERKLAPKPANLTFEQAATVAISGLTALQALRDHGKVHPGQQVLVIGASGGVGTYAVQLAKAFGATVTGVCSTTKVDLVRSIGADHVIDYLQQDFAESGRGFDLILDIGGNSPLSRLRKVLTPKGTLIIVGGEGGGRWLGGLDRQMRASAQSLFVGQKQGTFMSRENHEDMIVLADLIEAGKVTPVVDRCYPLSEAAHAIRHIEEGRARGKVVVRVAATDGPR